The stretch of DNA CGTAACCAATCAGGAATTTCAATAGATTTTCCTATTGTTGTGTCAATTAAAACCTGAACGCTTTTTCCTTTGGCGTGAATCACTTCGTTATTTTCTTTATCGAAACTGGTAATTAAATATTCAATTTCAAAGCTTTTTGAACCTAAGGCTGATGTTCTAATTTTTATCGTAGGTTTATTTGCGGTTAATTTTAATTCTTTAAAATAATCGCATTCAATGTGCGCAATTACAAACATATTTTTGGTCCAATCCCATTGCGGACAAGCAGTTGGCATATAATACCCACGACCAATTTGAAAATACTCGAAATAATACACATTATTTACGTGATTTAAAGGATCTAAATCGTTCCAACGGATGCTTAATGGCATTGAAAATTTGAAATCGTTTATATGTATTGTACTCATAATTTTAATATTTATTTTTTTTATTCAATCGTCATGGAAATTAATTTCTTCCTATATTCTTCTAAAATGTGGTATTTTGAAATAAAACCAATAAACTTGCCTTCTTTTAAAACAGGTAATAAAGTAGTTTGACTGTTTTCAAACTTTTCCATTATCATATCTGCGGTTTCATCATATAAAATGATTTCTTTGGGCGAACGGATAATTTCTTTAACCGATGTATGTTTTACTTGAAATGGCGATAATATAATGGGACGAATTTCATTTAAACGAATGACCCCCATGAGTTGGTTGTTTTCAT from Flavobacterium haoranii encodes:
- a CDS encoding acyl-CoA thioesterase, whose translation is MSTIHINDFKFSMPLSIRWNDLDPLNHVNNVYYFEYFQIGRGYYMPTACPQWDWTKNMFVIAHIECDYFKELKLTANKPTIKIRTSALGSKSFEIEYLITSFDKENNEVIHAKGKSVQVLIDTTIGKSIEIPDWLREAIVSYEPAMS